In Ruficoccus amylovorans, one DNA window encodes the following:
- a CDS encoding C40 family peptidase, with protein sequence MTAQPYFSSAERIGKLMTIAASWLDTPYVQSGAVKGCGVSCHRLAAAVLSEAGVAMDDVPERGDTGRRQFAQAMRGWLESRPARFAPVGPDEPLCPGDILLCDFGIGHIALYLGGEQRAVLQVLLRGATHLASLLDPQLQGRVRAAWRPLEGGCDGQ encoded by the coding sequence ATGACCGCGCAACCTTATTTCTCAAGCGCCGAGCGCATCGGCAAACTCATGACCATCGCCGCCTCCTGGCTCGACACCCCTTATGTGCAATCGGGCGCGGTCAAGGGCTGCGGCGTCAGTTGCCATCGCCTGGCCGCCGCCGTCCTCTCTGAGGCGGGGGTGGCGATGGACGATGTGCCCGAGCGCGGAGACACCGGCCGCCGCCAGTTCGCGCAGGCCATGCGCGGCTGGCTGGAATCCCGGCCCGCCCGCTTCGCCCCGGTCGGCCCTGACGAGCCGCTCTGCCCTGGAGACATCCTGCTGTGCGATTTCGGGATCGGGCACATCGCCCTCTACCTCGGCGGTGAGCAGCGGGCCGTGCTGCAGGTGCTCCTGCGCGGAGCCACCCACCTGGCCAGCCTGCTGGACCCGCAACTGCAGGGGCGCGTCCGCGCGGCCTGGCGCCCGCTGGAAGGAGGCTGCGATGGGCAGTAA